The DNA region aaaattAAGATAACCACAAAATAATGAACTGCATGTATATAACATACAAAAGAATCCCATGCCTACTCAGTAGGTAACTTCAACATTCCAGCTCTTGAAGATGTGGatatttacatttaagtttTACAAAAATATACTTTAtaatttttctccttttttgctTACATTCTAATGAAATGAAGCGGTGCCCTCATAGCTCGtccctttttcctccctctgagTATGACTTACATTCTGTAACAAAAATATTCCCTCAACCCTTAAGGCGAGATGCAGTGCATCCTCTCTCGCTCGCGCAGCCGAGTCACAACATCAGCAAGGCTTCACAAAAGGCACCAAATAACGGGagtgtttgtcttgtttagtttttttttaaatggttttttttttccttctctctatTTTTCCATATAACCGAGCGATATGTCacatgtgagaaagagagaaagagatagtACCAGTGGATGATATTTACAAACAGAAACTAACATCACTCTTACTCATGCTTGAATACTTAAGTGCTTTTTTTCAAACAATGTCAAAACATATCACAGCATCATCACTACATAATAGAGAAAGTATGTAGAAAATATGGCCCTGCTCACTTCAAATAATACaatgcaaatatgcaaataattTTTCACATCAATGGTACCAAagaatgataaaaacaaaacatggcacatgtacaatatacatatatggtAGCTTATGTATATCATTCAATGTCTTTTGTACTGTATGAGTGCCTGCAAGGGCGAACGTGCCTTAGCACCACAACTGCTGGCAATCTGTTTGTCTCTTGGTTTTTGTGTACCTAATAGCAGAGACCGTCAGTGCCGGTTTCTACTCTCTATCTGTTGAGTCCCTTATGCATTTGAAgtgctgcatttgttttacagagacagaaaaaatcCCTTTTCATCTTCTATTGTCTTTGCCCAGTCCTTGAcatgtgtctttttctctctttcaggtAAATCTCAGGATTCACCTAACACTGCACAGggagcagacagaaaagtgCTTTTTGGAGGGGAAAACAAAGTCTTTTGATGCTGATTTCTTTTCCCTCAAAGAACCTTAAGGAAGGAGAGGTGCGGAGAGACtaaaaaaagtttttctctttgctctttctTAGCAGATCTCGATTGTCCTTGGGGAGAGAGTGGTCTGCATGTCTGATAACGGGGTGGGGATCGGGGAGCTGTAGATGTTGGAGGCGActgaggaggggaaggaggaggcgACCTGTGATTGAAAGGTGCTGGACATGGAGACTGATGGGTAGGTGGTGGCGACAGAAGGAGATGGATAGGAAGTGTGGACTGGAGAGGAGTAGCAGGAGGTGACAGGAGAGGGGTAAGAAGACACTGGAGAGGGGTAGGAGGTGATGGGTGAAGGGTAGCTGGAGGCAGGTGAAGCGGCTGATACCGGCACTGCTGTTACTGCCACTGCTCCCGCCTTCTCTGCTTTCTTGTCCTTCTGCCGTAGGTGGATCTTTGTGTGCCTCTTCCTCTCGTCACTGCGGGCAAACTTGCGTCCGCAGATCTCGCAGGCGAAGGGCTTCTCACCGGTGTGAGTGCGGATGTGTGTTGTCAGGTGGTCGCTGCGGCTGAAGTTGCGCATGCAGATGCGGCACTGGAAGGGTTTCTGGCCCGTGTGGATGCGGATGTGACGTGTCAACTCATCAGAGCGTGAGAAGCGTCGATCGCAGGTCTCCACGGGGCAAGCGTAGGGTCTCTCATGAGGAGGCGTCTTGCTCGGCCGGGTGGGATACTTGCGCATGCGGCTGGGCTTAATCAGCTGGGACTGGTAGACACTCTTTAAGTCCTGGGAGCCTGTTTGGGTGGCAAAGGCCTTGATGGTGGACAGAGGAGTAAGGGAGGGCTGGCTTGACTGACTCTGGAAGGGCTTTTGGTCAGGTGGCACCAGGCTGATCTCTCCCTGCTGCTGAGGGAACAGGTAGTCAGGAATCATGGGCACAGGGAAGCTAGTGCTGCAGGTCTTGCCATTGGGGTATGCTGGAGGGGGGTACTGCACTGCTCCGGCCGAGCTGGGAAAAGCCTGGCCCTGGTCTGGGAAGATGTCAGAGTTGGGGCTGGAGTAGGTCGGGGCGGCTGAGTAGATGGGGTTGGGCTCGCTGTGGTGAATTGATGAACTGAGGCTGGAGCtctgagatgaagaggaggtagaggaagaggaagtggaggaggacgGGACGGATGAAGTGGAGGACGAGGTGGTCTGTGAGGAGGCAGATGAAGAGCTGGAGCTAGGGGCAATATTGCCCATCAGACCGGTGAACAGGCCCAAGATGGGCTCCGCCCAGAGGCTGTTGCTGCAGGTGGTGGCGGGCTCCAGGGTGAAGCGGCCTGTGTAAGAGATGGGCGGCAGCCTCTGGGTGGGGTAGGTCTGCTCTGGCTTCTCACAGTTGAAGGGGATATCAGGTAACGTATCTGCAGGGAGCACAGAGAAAGGGGAGACATTAATCAAACTGTCAATatccagagggagagagagggggaatcCTGCCAGAGCGGTGGACAGTGTATCACCCGTCTCTTCTGTGACAGATCAGTCAGGTGCCCACACAGTGACAGACCCCCCCCAACTAAACT from Chaetodon trifascialis isolate fChaTrf1 chromosome 5, fChaTrf1.hap1, whole genome shotgun sequence includes:
- the egr1 gene encoding early growth response protein 1, translated to MAAAKTEMILPALQISEPLSFPHSPMDNYPKLEEVMMLSSAGTPFLTASAPEGAGFGSGEPGEQYDHLAGDTLPDIPFNCEKPEQTYPTQRLPPISYTGRFTLEPATTCSNSLWAEPILGLFTGLMGNIAPSSSSSSASSQTTSSSTSSVPSSSTSSSSTSSSSQSSSLSSSIHHSEPNPIYSAAPTYSSPNSDIFPDQGQAFPSSAGAVQYPPPAYPNGKTCSTSFPVPMIPDYLFPQQQGEISLVPPDQKPFQSQSSQPSLTPLSTIKAFATQTGSQDLKSVYQSQLIKPSRMRKYPTRPSKTPPHERPYACPVETCDRRFSRSDELTRHIRIHTGQKPFQCRICMRNFSRSDHLTTHIRTHTGEKPFACEICGRKFARSDERKRHTKIHLRQKDKKAEKAGAVAVTAVPVSAASPASSYPSPITSYPSPVSSYPSPVTSCYSSPVHTSYPSPSVATTYPSVSMSSTFQSQVASSFPSSVASNIYSSPIPTPLSDMQTTLSPRTIEIC